A single region of the Stigmatopora argus isolate UIUO_Sarg chromosome 6, RoL_Sarg_1.0, whole genome shotgun sequence genome encodes:
- the klhdc7a gene encoding kelch domain-containing protein 7A codes for MAVAELFGVELDMRLLLKIGLSAVTVLLVSLAYRVYGSRSNENDPVRQSGDPQTCKRCKTNVTGGTEENHLGPSYADGKAEKQSTIEANSSSDREPVLSGPTKSGRTSRFLQKVEGGTGVGRELRQELEQHGCYSSFISKAEITVEDAQLMAAPPGNQVVHGKIYEYYVESSSQCTKDSNAVVGQNKSPPPEIKSHALAESPCQADPISTPLRKDSYLAAAEQSALPSPVPPSCDSTGGVPPIGSPTNDDRQNGGKRSDLEAVLLNRSVTPSDLERLKTQVDLGNCLEALFLAKKYDETPVVQAAIEVMSDNYLQVLLDQDLYGRLTRAERELIRRQRTSGRSFVVVADMNPRDRPGNAQRTAKKNPSALHCYDRRQDAWQQLCAIPPEAAGQASAVCTMDNYLFVAVGTDAEAAAPSKRVFCYNPLTAIWKEISPMNEARPRCKLAALDGYVYAIGGECLTSVERYDPCRDRWTFVAPLPNDTFAVAHHATVCNGELFVSGGGVRYMLLRYSPKNDSWKGSLLAAGKDRTVDMVSVGPFLYRFEVNPLLGVSVYRYHTVARLWYECDTKRLPRCPAFRCVAMDEDIYCVGRHFTLRFRADEISPAFAREHLSIASAANGLLFPFVLSLPDKKPLQTSV; via the coding sequence ATGGCCGTGGCGGAGCTTTTTGGAGTCGAGTTGGACATGCGTCTGCTGCTCAAAATCGGCCTTTCCGCCGTGACCGTGCTTCTGGTTTCGCTGGCCTACAGGGTCTATGGCTCCAGGAGCAACGAGAACGATCCGGTCCGGCAGAGTGGAGATCCACAGACCTGTAAAAGATGCAAGACCAACGTCACCGGTGGAACTGAGGAAAACCATCTTGGACCTTCGTACGCCGACGGGAAAGCAGAAAAACAAAGTACGATAGAAGCGAATTCATCCAGTGATAGGGAACCAGTTCTTTCTGGTCCAACAAAGAGTGGGCGAACCAGTCGCTTTTTACAGAAGGTAGAAGGCGGTACGGGTGTCGGTAGGGAACTGAGGCAAGAGTTGGAGCAACACGGTTGCTACTCTAGCTTCATCTCCAAGGCGGAGATTACGGTGGAGGACGCCCAGCTAATGGCGGCTCCTCCAGGAAACCAAGTCGTGCATGGCAAGATCTACGAATACTACGTGGAAAGTTCTTCTCAGTGTACTAAGGATTCAAACGCTGTTGTGGGTCAGAATAAAAGTCCTCCTCCGGAGATCAAAAGCCACGCCCTGGCGGAATCGCCCTGCCAGGCGGATCCAATTTCGACACCCCTGCGCAAGGACAGCTATCTCGCCGCCGCGGAGCAGTCGGCGCTACCGAGTCCAGTTCCCCCGTCTTGCGACTCCACCGGCGGCGTTCCACCGATCGGTTCTCCCACAAACGATGACCGGCAGAACGGCGGCAAGCGTTCCGACCTGGAGGCGGTTCTGTTGAACCGATCGGTAACCCCATCGGATTTGGAGAGGCTAAAAACTCAAGTGGATCTGGGCAACTGTTTGGAGGCGCTCTTTTTGGCCAAAAAATATGACGAAACGCCGGTGGTCCAGGCGGCCATTGAGGTCATGTCCGATAACTACTTGCAGGTGCTCCTGGATCAGGATCTTTACGGGCGTCTAACCCGAGCCGAGCGGGAACTCATCCGGCGACAGAGAACCAGCGGGAGGAGCTTCGTGGTAGTGGCGGACATGAACCCCAGAGACCGACCCGGGAACGCCCAAAGAACGGCGAAGAAGAACCCGAGCGCCTTGCACTGCTACGACCGCCGCCAGGATGCCTGGCAGCAACTCTGCGCCATTCCGCCGGAAGCCGCCGGCCAAGCTAGCGCCGTGTGCACCATGGACAACTACTTGTTCGTGGCAGTCGGCACGGACGCCGAAGCCGCCGCCCCTTCCAAGCGAGTCTTCTGCTACAACCCCCTGACGGCCATTTGGAAGGAAATCAGTCCCATGAACGAAGCCAGGCCTCGTTGCAAACTAGCCGCCCTGGATGGCTACGTCTACGCCATCGGCGGGGAGTGCCTGACGTCGGTGGAGCGCTACGACCCGTGTCGGGACAGGTGGACCTTTGTGGCCCCTCTGCCCAACGACACCTTTGCGGTGGCCCACCACGCCACCGTCTGCAACGGGGAGCTCTTCGTCTCCGGGGGCGGCGTCCGCTACATGCTACTGCGCTACAGCCCCAAGAACGACTCCTGGAAGGGGAGTCTTCTGGCGGCCGGCAAGGACAGGACGGTGGATATGGTGTCCGTGGGGCCCTTTCTGTACCGTTTTGAAGTCAACCCCCTGCTGGGGGTCAGCGTTTACCGCTACCACACGGTGGCCCGACTGTGGTACGAGTGCGACACCAAACGCCTTCCCCGTTGCCCCGCCTTCAGGTGCGTGGCGATGGACGAGGACATCTACTGCGTGGGGCGTCACTTCACCTTGAGGTTCCGGGCCGACGAGATCTCCCCGGCGTTCGCCCGGGAACATTTGAGCATCGCTTCTGCCGCCAACGGCCTGCTTTTTCCCTTTGTTCTGTCGCTCCCTGATAAGAAGCCCCTGCAGACCAGCGTGTAG